The genomic segment GTTGAATTTACTTAATTCCGAAAATCCCGCATCTGGGAAACGACCGTCCCTTCGACGATCGTATCGGTGACAACCGGTACGCCGCCGACAGTCCTGACGAGGAGCAGATCGGCAAACTTGCCCGGCTCGATCGAACCGACGCTCGCCGCTTGCCCGAGCGCCGTCGCCGGCTCGAGCGAAGCCATGCGCACGGCTTCGTGGAGCGGGATGCCGCCAGCGTGCATGCCGAACAAAGAATGAAGCAGCGACGCCGGATGATAATCGGAGCAAACGATGTCGGCGGCGCCTGCCCTGACGGCTTCCATAGCCGTCAGGTTTTTGTCGTGGGAGCCGCCGCGCACGAGGTTCGGAGCGCCCACGCATATTTTCACGCCCCGTTCCGAGGCGTATGCGGCCGTCTCCAGATTAAGCGGAAATTCGCTGATCGACGCGCCGAAAGCGATCGAACGGTCCACTTGCTCCGGCGTATCGTCATCGTGCGAAGCCACTGCGATACCGTGCTGTCTGGCAAGCCCGGTAAGCTGACGCAGCCTGTCCCAATCGATCAGCGCCCGTCGCGCCTGCAGCTCCTCGACGATCCGCTCGCATTCCTCCGCGTCGACGCCCTGATTTTTCATCACATAACGGTGGAAGGCGCCCGGACGACGGTACTGCCCCTGACCCGGCGCATGATCCATCAGCGACAAATAATCGATCTGTCCCTCGCCAATGAGCCGTTCCGCCAGCGGAAATCCGGTCAGATGCGACACTTCGTAACGCAGATGAACGCGATGTCGTATCATCGACCGCTGCGCGCCGAGCCGCCGGATCGTGCCGATCATCTCCGACACGAGATGCTCGCCTCGAAGGCTTAAGCCCACGCCAAGCGACAGCGAATGATACATGGTCGTGATGCCATGCCCGGCAAGCTTGCGCTCGAATTGCAGGAACGCCATTTCCATCGGAAAAAGCGTGTTCGGACGCGGCTCGGTCTCCTTCTCGATCGCGTCGCAATGGATATCGACGAGACCCGGCAGCACATAAGCGCCGTCCGCATCGATCTCCTGTGCGTCTCCGCCAACGCCGATCTCCCCGCGGCT from the Cohnella hashimotonis genome contains:
- a CDS encoding alpha-D-ribose 1-methylphosphonate 5-triphosphate diphosphatase, with the protein product MEKRLWIRKGKVVLPGSVEQADVFVENGRIARIGSRGEIGVGGDAQEIDADGAYVLPGLVDIHCDAIEKETEPRPNTLFPMEMAFLQFERKLAGHGITTMYHSLSLGVGLSLRGEHLVSEMIGTIRRLGAQRSMIRHRVHLRYEVSHLTGFPLAERLIGEGQIDYLSLMDHAPGQGQYRRPGAFHRYVMKNQGVDAEECERIVEELQARRALIDWDRLRQLTGLARQHGIAVASHDDDTPEQVDRSIAFGASISEFPLNLETAAYASERGVKICVGAPNLVRGGSHDKNLTAMEAVRAGAADIVCSDYHPASLLHSLFGMHAGGIPLHEAVRMASLEPATALGQAASVGSIEPGKFADLLLVRTVGGVPVVTDTIVEGTVVSQMRDFRN